A genomic region of Zea mays cultivar B73 chromosome 6, Zm-B73-REFERENCE-NAM-5.0, whole genome shotgun sequence contains the following coding sequences:
- the LOC103631541 gene encoding nicastrin yields the protein MDTVELNQKNLNPLTHPRVTLSLTCCLIPAHRVAATKKRHRPSPIVALAASPCASQVAAAREDGSLELWLVSPGSVGWHNQLTIQGNDESRVTSLVWGRRGGEATGRLLSSNVDGSVCEWDLFYLQQKIVLDTVGIPIWQMAMEPSVDAKNTENNSSEFVVNGHPDQNDYSDSDLSNIDDGDNSEDEDGALTYYRSLPRVSGDGATLESVPELVKAMYLNVESFPCVRLLNLSGEIGCSNPGSEKVIAPIVRLRKGSDQLVQPSTILLSLDQMSDFFLRVSNDPELHQKVTGVLVESNGVNNDLQGHYSELSCLLIENFQKMILHPTQITAMIGILLDQVSCGTNIIFLYFYFQKRVQTLFKRFQKKIEKTGNGYKSNVAEFNLVMQTTKAQTHDSASCLKEQSCLPLGGHSVWTSLPPLKNGSTGHPKPLILAIASQDSASFFRDRSLGSDSPISGLIALLIAVDALSHIHGLSKLKKQLVFAVFNGEAWGYLGSRKFLQELDEAAASVNGISSLMIDQVSARKINTDRDNLRLQLIMEILDHGDFSVIFELANFDHGDFIRSKLYIVLAFF from the exons atggacaccgtcgaacttaatcaaAAAAACCTAAATCCCCTAACCCACCCACGCGTGACTCTCTCTCTCACCTGCTGCCTCATTCCCGCCCACCGTGTCGCCGCAACAAAAAAGCGTCATCGCCCCTCCCCTATCGTCGCGCTCGCCGCCTCTCCTTGCGCCTCCCAGGTCGCCGCCGCGCGTGAAGACGGCTCACTCGAGCTCTGGCTCGTCTCCCCGGGCTCCGTCGGCTGGCACAACCAACTC ACTATACAGGGGAACGACGAGTCGAGGGTCACATCACTGGTGTGGGGGCGAAGAGGAGGTGAAGCGACCGGCCGGCTGCTCTCGTCCAACGTTGATGGGTCGGTTTGTGAATGGGATCTATTCTACCTGCAGCAAAAG ATTGTTCTAGATACTGTTGGAATTCCAATCTGGCAAATGGCAATGGAGCCTTCAGTTGATGCTAAAAATACTGAAAATAATAGCTCAGAGTTTGTTGTCAATGGCCATCCAGACCAAAATGACTACAGCGATTCTGACTTAAGTAACATTGATGATGGTGACAACTCTGAGGATGAAGATG GTGCATTGACTTACTATAGGTCTCTTCCAAGAGTGAGCG GAGATGGTGCCACATTGGAATCGGTTCCAGAGCTTGTGAAGGCAATGTACCTAAACGTTGAAAGCTTCCCTTGTGTGAGGCTGTTGAATCTTTCTGGTGAAATTGGCTGTTCTA ATCCTGGAAGTGAGAAGGTCATTGCACCAATTGTAAGACTTAGAAAAGGCAGTGATCAATTGGTTCAACCATCTACTATTCTCCTTTCCTTAGATCAGATGTCAGATTTCTTTCTGAG GGTATCCAATGATCCAGAACTTCACCAGAAGGTGACTGGTGTATTGGTTGAGTCAAATGGTGTCAACAATGACTTACAAGGTCACTATTCTGAACTA AGTTGTCTCCTGATAGAAAATTTCCAAAAGATGATTTTGCACCCTACTCAAATCACAGCCATGATTGGAATCCTGCT GGATCAGGTATCATGTGGAACAAATATAATTTTCCTGTATTTCTACTTTCAGAAGAGAGTACAAACACTCTTCAAAAG atttcagaaaaaaatTGAGAAGACTGGCAATGGATATAAATCAAATGTTGCAGAATTCAACCTTGTTATGCAG ACAACCAAAGCTCAAACACATGATTCAGCATCCTGCCTCAAAGAACAATCATGCTTGCCCTTAGGTGGACACAG TGTATGGACTTCATTACCGCCACTTAAAAACGGATCTACAGGGCATCCGAAACCTTTAATATTGGCTATTGCGTCTCAAGACTCTGCATCATTTTTTCGGGACCGTAGTCTTGGTTCAGATTCTCCCATATCT GGATTGATTGCTTTGCTCATTGCTGTTGATGCTCTTTCTCACATTCATGGTCTAAGCAAGCTTAAGAAACAG CTTGTGTTCGCTGTTTTTAATGGTGAGGCCTGGGGTTATCTTGGTAGTCGGAAATTCTTACAGGAATTAGATGAAGCCGCTGCTTCTGTGAATGGAATTAGTAGCTTAATGATTGACCAGGTGAGTGCCAGAAAAATTAATACAGACAGAGACAACCTCAGACTACAGTTAATCATGGAGATTTTAGACCATGGAGATTTTAGTGTGATATTTGAGCTGGCCAATTTTGACCATGGAGATTTTATTCGTTCTAAATTGTACATAGTTTTGGCTTTTTTCTAG